One region of Enterobacter ludwigii genomic DNA includes:
- a CDS encoding cytochrome b/b6 domain-containing protein, whose amino-acid sequence MSLPTAVIHPLWVRVCHWINALAMAGMVFSGWRIYNASPLFPFTFPSSFTLGGWLGGALQWHFAMMWVLGINGLIYCTLGIVTGRFARTFFPLSVKGLLKDMALALRGKLQHADLSHYNMVQKLAYLLAILTGVMLVLSGLVIWKSVQFPLLRELLGGYDTARYIHFFCMSFIVVFVVIHLLMVLLVPKTLLAMLRGR is encoded by the coding sequence ATGTCTCTGCCAACAGCTGTTATTCATCCCCTTTGGGTCAGGGTGTGTCACTGGATTAATGCCCTCGCCATGGCTGGCATGGTATTCAGCGGATGGCGAATTTATAACGCCTCGCCGTTGTTCCCATTCACTTTTCCGTCCTCTTTCACGCTGGGAGGCTGGCTGGGCGGCGCGCTGCAGTGGCACTTCGCCATGATGTGGGTTTTAGGTATTAACGGCCTGATCTACTGCACGTTAGGTATTGTCACCGGGCGCTTTGCTCGCACCTTTTTCCCTTTGTCTGTTAAGGGGTTACTCAAGGATATGGCGCTGGCCCTGCGGGGAAAACTGCAGCATGCCGATCTCAGCCACTACAACATGGTGCAAAAACTGGCCTACTTGCTGGCCATATTAACCGGCGTAATGCTTGTGCTTTCCGGGCTGGTTATCTGGAAATCCGTTCAGTTTCCGCTTTTACGTGAACTGCTGGGAGGCTATGACACCGCACGTTACATCCACTTCTTTTGTATGTCCTTCATTGTTGTGTTTGTCGTGATCCACCTGCTTATGGTGCTGCTCGTTCCTAAAACATTACTGGCAATGCTACGCGGTCGCTAA
- the artQ gene encoding arginine ABC transporter permease ArtQ, translating to MNEIFPLASAAGMTVGLAVCALIIGLVLAMFFAVWESAKWFPVAWAGSALVTVLRGLPEILVVLFIYFGSSQLLLMLSDGFTINLGVAQIPVQMQIENFDVSPFLCGVIALSLLYSAYASQTLRGALKAVPQGQWESGQALGLSKSAIFFRLVMPQMWRHALPGLGNQWLVLLKDTALVSLISVNDLMLQTKSIATRTQEPFTWYIVAAAIYLVITLLSQYILKRIDLRATRFERRPG from the coding sequence ATGAATGAAATTTTTCCTTTAGCAAGCGCCGCCGGGATGACCGTCGGCCTTGCCGTTTGCGCACTGATTATCGGCCTTGTGCTGGCGATGTTCTTCGCGGTGTGGGAATCAGCAAAATGGTTCCCCGTCGCCTGGGCAGGCTCCGCGTTGGTCACCGTGCTGCGTGGACTACCGGAAATCCTGGTGGTCCTCTTTATCTATTTCGGTTCCTCACAGCTGCTGTTAATGCTGTCGGACGGCTTCACCATTAATCTTGGCGTTGCGCAGATCCCGGTGCAGATGCAAATTGAGAATTTTGACGTTAGCCCGTTCCTGTGCGGCGTCATTGCCCTCTCTCTGCTCTACTCCGCCTACGCGTCGCAAACGCTGCGCGGTGCGCTGAAAGCGGTACCGCAGGGGCAATGGGAATCCGGTCAGGCGTTAGGCTTGTCGAAGTCAGCCATCTTCTTCCGTCTGGTGATGCCGCAAATGTGGCGTCATGCCCTGCCGGGGCTCGGTAACCAGTGGCTGGTGCTGCTGAAAGATACCGCTCTGGTGAGCCTGATAAGCGTAAATGATTTGATGCTGCAAACCAAAAGCATCGCCACCCGTACTCAGGAGCCGTTTACCTGGTACATTGTGGCGGCAGCTATCTACCTGGTGATTACGTTGCTCAGTCAGTACATCCTCAAGCGTATTGACCTGCGTGCGACGCGCTTTGAACGGAGACCAGGCTGA
- a CDS encoding molybdopterin-dependent oxidoreductase, translated as MKKPTFLSSRDAEYLVKDAEKSVNAQRRHFLKQGLTLGGIMLLTGCDLSDNASVETALSRMSRFNDRVQGFLFSDRHLAPEYTESDITRPFPFNAFYDRDQIPQVDGRDYQLAIRGLVRDTRSWSLPELYRMQQVNQITRHICVEGWSAIGRWGGIPFRHFLQAIGADTRAKYISFRCADDYYTSIDMATALHPQTLLALTWDNQILPPEYGYPMKLRIPTKLGYKNPKHIQVIEITNRFPGGYWEDQGYNWFGGS; from the coding sequence ATGAAAAAACCAACCTTTCTCTCTTCCCGCGACGCGGAATATCTGGTCAAGGACGCCGAAAAATCCGTAAATGCACAGCGACGTCACTTTCTTAAACAGGGGCTGACGTTAGGCGGGATTATGCTGCTTACAGGCTGTGACCTGAGCGACAACGCCAGTGTTGAAACTGCACTTTCACGAATGTCGCGCTTTAACGATCGTGTCCAGGGTTTCCTGTTCAGCGACCGTCATCTGGCACCTGAATATACCGAAAGCGACATCACCCGCCCTTTCCCGTTTAACGCCTTTTACGATCGCGACCAAATTCCGCAGGTCGACGGCCGGGATTATCAACTCGCCATTCGCGGCCTGGTGCGAGACACCCGCAGCTGGTCCCTGCCTGAGTTGTATCGTATGCAGCAGGTAAACCAGATCACGCGCCATATTTGCGTGGAAGGATGGAGCGCGATTGGCCGTTGGGGTGGAATCCCCTTCCGCCATTTTCTGCAGGCGATCGGTGCCGACACCCGCGCCAAATACATCAGCTTCCGCTGTGCGGATGATTACTACACCAGCATTGATATGGCGACCGCGTTGCACCCGCAAACGCTGCTCGCCCTAACCTGGGATAACCAAATCCTCCCTCCTGAGTACGGTTATCCCATGAAACTCCGTATCCCGACCAAGCTGGGGTACAAAAACCCGAAGCATATTCAGGTCATTGAAATCACCAATCGCTTCCCCGGCGGTTACTGGGAAGACCAGGGTTACAACTGGTTTGGTGGCAGTTAA
- a CDS encoding response regulator transcription factor → MSNAKKILLVEDDSDIAAFLSLNLKDEGFEIVHEADGERALLQLEKQHWDAVILDLMLPGVDGLEICRRIRQMTRYLPVIIISARTSETHRVLGLEMGADDYLPKPFSVLELIARVKALFRRQEAMGQNLRLEAGIIRCHGMEIDPLAREVRLRGETIDLTPREFDLLYWFARHPGEVFSRLSLLDHVWGYQHEGYEHTVNTHINRLRVKIEKDAAEPDIILTVWGKGYKFAVEKAEPHA, encoded by the coding sequence ATGAGTAACGCAAAGAAAATATTGCTGGTGGAGGACGATAGCGATATCGCCGCCTTCCTGAGCCTGAACTTAAAAGATGAAGGTTTTGAGATTGTGCACGAAGCCGATGGCGAACGTGCGCTGCTCCAACTGGAAAAACAGCACTGGGATGCCGTGATCCTCGATCTGATGCTGCCTGGCGTGGACGGGCTGGAGATCTGTCGCCGTATCCGCCAGATGACCCGCTATCTGCCTGTCATTATCATCAGCGCACGCACCAGCGAGACGCACCGGGTGCTGGGGCTCGAGATGGGGGCTGACGACTACCTGCCTAAACCGTTTTCCGTTCTGGAGCTGATTGCTCGCGTCAAGGCGCTCTTTCGACGTCAGGAAGCGATGGGGCAAAATCTTCGTCTGGAGGCGGGTATTATTCGCTGTCACGGCATGGAAATTGACCCCCTGGCACGAGAGGTTCGCCTGCGGGGGGAAACCATTGACTTGACCCCGCGTGAGTTTGATTTGCTCTACTGGTTTGCCCGTCATCCGGGCGAGGTGTTCTCCCGTTTATCGTTGCTGGATCATGTCTGGGGCTACCAGCATGAAGGGTACGAGCACACGGTAAATACGCACATTAACCGTCTGCGCGTCAAAATTGAAAAAGATGCTGCAGAGCCAGATATCATCCTGACGGTGTGGGGGAAAGGGTACAAATTTGCCGTCGAAAAAGCGGAGCCCCACGCATGA
- a CDS encoding HAMP domain-containing histidine kinase: MISHLTLSQRLSLLFSATLVLCMFVACGVQLYSSKQYGDAMVQRLSAGLAQQIVNSEPLLDNQGKANAENLKSLFDRLMTLNPSVELYVVSPQGHIVADAAPVGHMKRQTIDLTPLNNYLSGAAFPVYGDDPRSLDQRKVFSVAPILLNGNLHSYLYIILQGEDLNALANTAWHKALTDAIVGSLLLALLFGALAWWLVKKWVTRPVEQLTSEVNDLEQDSISAIKSLAARPVNLAPENEVELLRNTFIELSRKIASQWDQLADGDRQRREFIANISHDLRTPLTSLLGYLETLSLKSATLSAEEQNQYLAIALRQGQKVRHLSQQLFELARLEHGGIKPQRERFAMAELISDVAQKFELTTQTRQLRMHIDVPGPLPLVYADVSMIERVVTNLLDNAVRHTPAGGEILLKVWQENGLLQVEVADSGSGIERALRDDLFQRPSALNPQASRENRGGLGLLIVKRMLELHGGGIRLMDSVSGARFRFFVPL; the protein is encoded by the coding sequence ATGATAAGCCACTTAACCTTGAGCCAGCGCCTGTCACTTCTTTTTAGCGCCACGCTTGTTTTATGCATGTTTGTGGCATGTGGCGTGCAGCTTTATAGCAGTAAGCAGTACGGCGATGCCATGGTGCAACGTCTGTCAGCGGGGTTGGCGCAGCAGATAGTGAACAGTGAACCGCTTCTTGATAACCAGGGTAAAGCAAACGCTGAGAATCTCAAATCGCTGTTCGATCGTCTGATGACGCTTAATCCCAGCGTTGAACTCTATGTGGTGTCGCCTCAGGGACATATTGTGGCAGACGCGGCCCCGGTCGGGCACATGAAGCGTCAAACGATTGACCTTACCCCGTTAAACAACTATTTATCCGGGGCTGCTTTCCCTGTGTATGGCGATGATCCACGAAGTCTGGATCAACGTAAGGTGTTCAGCGTGGCGCCGATCCTCCTTAACGGCAATCTGCACTCCTACTTGTATATTATTCTCCAGGGCGAAGACCTGAATGCACTGGCGAACACCGCGTGGCACAAGGCCCTGACCGACGCTATCGTAGGATCGCTTTTACTGGCATTACTCTTTGGCGCACTGGCCTGGTGGTTGGTCAAAAAATGGGTTACCCGTCCAGTGGAACAGTTAACCAGCGAGGTAAATGACCTTGAGCAGGACAGCATCAGCGCCATAAAAAGTCTGGCCGCCCGGCCGGTCAATCTGGCTCCTGAAAACGAAGTTGAACTGCTTCGTAACACGTTTATCGAATTATCGCGCAAGATTGCCTCACAATGGGATCAACTGGCTGACGGTGACCGCCAGCGCAGGGAGTTTATCGCCAATATCTCTCACGATCTTCGCACGCCGCTGACTTCGCTGCTGGGGTATCTCGAAACCCTCTCGCTTAAGTCCGCCACGTTGAGTGCCGAGGAGCAGAATCAATACCTGGCTATCGCACTGCGTCAGGGACAGAAAGTGCGCCATCTCTCTCAACAGCTGTTTGAACTGGCGCGCCTTGAGCATGGGGGGATTAAACCACAGCGCGAACGTTTTGCCATGGCTGAATTGATTTCAGATGTGGCGCAAAAATTCGAACTGACCACACAGACAAGGCAGTTGCGAATGCATATAGACGTCCCTGGCCCGCTGCCGCTGGTGTATGCCGATGTGTCGATGATTGAGCGGGTGGTCACGAATTTGCTGGATAATGCCGTTCGCCATACCCCGGCAGGAGGCGAGATTTTGCTTAAGGTCTGGCAGGAGAATGGGCTTCTGCAGGTTGAGGTGGCGGACAGTGGCTCAGGTATCGAGCGTGCATTGCGTGACGATCTGTTTCAGCGTCCTTCTGCGTTAAACCCGCAGGCATCGCGGGAGAATCGCGGCGGATTAGGCTTGCTGATTGTGAAGCGAATGCTGGAGCTGCATGGGGGAGGGATCAGGCTGATGGATTCGGTGAGCGGGGCACGTTTCCGGTTCTTTGTGCCGTTGTAA
- the artJ gene encoding ABC transporter substrate-binding protein ArtJ has product MKKLVLAALLATFAAGASAADKINFGVSATYPPFESLDASNQIVGFDIDLAKALCKQMQADCTFTNHAFDSLIPSLKFKKYDAVISGMDITPERSKQVAFTDPYYANSAVVIAKKGAYKSFDELKGKRIGMENGTTHQKYLQDKHPEVKTVAYDSYQNAIIDLKNGRIDGVFGDTAVVNEWLKTNPQLGTATEKVTDPQYFGTGLGIAVRPDNKALLEKLNGALKAIKADGTYQKISDQWFPQ; this is encoded by the coding sequence ATGAAAAAGTTAGTTCTGGCCGCATTACTCGCAACCTTCGCCGCTGGCGCATCCGCTGCGGATAAAATCAATTTCGGCGTGTCCGCCACCTATCCGCCGTTTGAATCGCTGGATGCCAGCAACCAGATCGTCGGTTTCGATATCGATCTGGCAAAAGCGCTGTGCAAACAAATGCAGGCCGACTGCACCTTTACTAACCATGCTTTTGACAGCCTGATCCCGTCGCTGAAGTTCAAAAAATACGACGCGGTGATCTCCGGGATGGACATCACGCCTGAACGCAGCAAGCAGGTCGCGTTCACCGACCCGTACTACGCCAACTCGGCGGTGGTGATTGCGAAGAAAGGGGCTTATAAATCCTTTGACGAGCTGAAAGGCAAACGCATTGGGATGGAAAACGGCACCACGCACCAGAAATACCTGCAGGACAAACATCCTGAAGTGAAAACCGTGGCCTACGACAGCTACCAGAACGCGATTATCGACCTGAAAAATGGCCGTATTGATGGCGTGTTTGGTGACACTGCCGTGGTGAACGAGTGGCTGAAAACGAACCCGCAGCTGGGTACCGCAACCGAGAAAGTGACCGATCCACAGTACTTCGGTACCGGTCTGGGCATTGCAGTACGTCCGGATAACAAAGCGTTGCTGGAAAAACTGAACGGCGCCCTGAAAGCAATTAAAGCGGACGGCACCTATCAGAAAATCAGCGATCAGTGGTTCCCGCAGTAA
- the artM gene encoding arginine ABC transporter permease ArtM — MLEYFPELMKGLHTSLTLTVASIIVALILALIFTIILTLKTPVLVWIVRGYITLFTGTPLLVQIFLIYYGPGQFPSLQNYPVIWHLLSEPWLCALIALSLNSAAYTTQLFYGAIRAIPEGQWQSCGALGMSKKDTLAILLPYAFKRALSSYSNEVVLVFKSTSLAYTITLMEVMGHGQLLYGRTYDVMVFGAAGVVYLVVNGLLTLMMRLIERKALAFERRN; from the coding sequence ATGCTTGAATATTTTCCCGAGTTGATGAAAGGGCTGCACACCAGCCTGACGCTGACCGTGGCGTCCATCATCGTGGCGCTGATCCTGGCCCTTATCTTCACCATCATTCTGACGCTAAAAACGCCGGTGCTGGTGTGGATTGTGCGCGGCTACATCACCCTGTTTACCGGTACGCCGCTGCTGGTGCAGATCTTCCTGATTTACTACGGGCCCGGCCAGTTCCCGTCGCTGCAGAACTACCCGGTTATCTGGCACCTGCTCTCTGAGCCGTGGCTGTGTGCCCTGATTGCTCTTTCGCTGAACAGTGCTGCCTACACCACCCAACTGTTCTACGGGGCTATCCGCGCTATTCCTGAAGGGCAATGGCAGTCGTGCGGGGCGCTGGGCATGAGCAAGAAAGACACGCTGGCGATTTTGCTGCCGTACGCCTTTAAGCGCGCGCTCTCCTCGTACTCCAACGAAGTGGTGCTGGTGTTCAAGAGTACCTCTCTGGCCTACACCATCACCCTGATGGAAGTGATGGGTCACGGACAGTTGTTGTACGGACGCACCTATGACGTGATGGTATTTGGTGCCGCAGGCGTGGTGTATCTGGTGGTTAACGGTCTGTTGACGCTGATGATGCGCCTGATTGAGCGTAAAGCGCTGGCATTTGAGCGCAGAAATTAA